In Pseudoalteromonas sp. NC201, a single window of DNA contains:
- the tamB gene encoding autotransporter assembly complex protein TamB, producing the protein MQFRSLRIKIITAIISLFLLLVCLCFTLPGQKLLVWTANKTVSGLEIDGLDKRLLSGANLTLRYHNDNIDIRLRDTKVTVEWLTCASVCIALDAKTIAIVQKQKSVSEEETTESSQVELPLPIAIKRAQVQQFSLDTPEITVRLQGLDTQFSGSGSHFNVPFLLLDSVKLTTKATEQPVPAKSPAPLNAIAPLQLPKIDLPLTAELGELKINNLAVDEQTLENIKLSQVVVDENVDVEQVQLNYQEWFISAAAKILLNDWTIDLRSTLSAPQGLASLTLAGRPHDLTLTLNSEGMAFAKLQAHADLTATNWPFDLQGQIDKLVIPSEPTTLKGATLGLSGDASKYNLSGSIAVNTVQFGDVTATLEGQGGLQAFTLAKAKLQLEKAQAQIAGQVNWSQGVKGKVNGDFSQLPVDRLLGLVQYDAGLTKNDMLAGQFAFDFMSQGEQWQVNVERFKLDGKVAGTPLNADVKVVVDESLLGEFSHARLNYGKNSLTVSGELGQQLDLDIDFQFEQAANTLIPADLKGSGEIFVQGDHLKPRIQTDIKFDSVRYQNIALHGLTTKGTVDIANEVTGQIKLALDRLIVDSEMVEDIRLAVKGNQQQHNATLDIRDKRVVASFEVNGKLQQSTWQGELSSGEVTSQGQTIALQSPAAIVISEVSQRIAKQCWRMDDTDLCFAAEQQGTQGQADVKLEKLALAKLQTWLPAELKVTGETQAVAKLAWQNGQVTRADGELNIVDAGVTTHGQTFSISEFKALLKTNNKQIHADWRMTSETLGKFSGDTRVPLDKQSPQLAGNVKIESIELAKLSALLNRVTEQSFDLQGEVLGDINISGSLAAPEVNGKLTAQRLFMSSDSLPVEIDKGHINLDFNATSAQLEAELTAAKGGKVALTGEAYWSPELSAEVKIKGENIYVQPDSQIELTASPDLTLAYKDKIARVLGEIVVPFGRVNIESLPEGVTSPSDDEVIVDAKVKKQMSVPVQHEIDLKLTVKDNFRVKALGLDSFVTGAIEIDKQVESPMLATGELQLREGKYRAFGQDLLIRTGQIGFNGALDKPYLNIRAIRNPATTANDVIAGVELTGNIAKPRLTVFSEPAMDQAKALSYLLNGQPLGESETSNNALLTQFLLSQGIDRSEGFFSKAGESLGLSDVNLSAKGSGDDTQVEVSGYITPNVQVSYRVGVFESINEIALRYRVFSKFYVEATSGLYNSIDFLYKFDWDDK; encoded by the coding sequence ATGCAGTTCAGAAGCTTAAGAATCAAAATCATTACTGCCATTATTAGCTTATTTTTACTTTTGGTTTGTTTATGCTTTACCTTGCCTGGGCAAAAGTTACTGGTTTGGACAGCGAATAAAACGGTTTCAGGGTTAGAAATCGATGGCTTAGATAAGCGCTTGTTATCTGGCGCCAATCTTACGTTGCGTTATCACAATGACAATATAGATATTCGTCTTAGAGACACCAAAGTCACTGTTGAGTGGTTGACCTGTGCCAGCGTTTGCATTGCGCTAGACGCAAAAACGATAGCGATCGTACAAAAGCAGAAAAGTGTCAGCGAAGAGGAAACTACTGAAAGTAGCCAAGTTGAGTTACCACTGCCAATTGCAATAAAACGTGCTCAAGTTCAGCAATTCTCGTTGGACACGCCGGAAATTACTGTGCGATTGCAAGGCTTAGACACGCAGTTTTCAGGTTCTGGCTCACATTTTAATGTCCCTTTTTTGCTGTTAGACAGTGTGAAGTTGACCACAAAGGCAACTGAACAGCCTGTGCCTGCAAAATCGCCAGCACCACTTAATGCAATAGCGCCACTCCAACTGCCTAAGATAGATCTGCCGCTAACCGCTGAGCTCGGCGAGTTAAAGATTAACAATCTCGCGGTAGATGAGCAAACACTTGAGAATATCAAGCTTTCTCAAGTTGTAGTGGATGAAAATGTGGACGTGGAGCAGGTTCAGCTTAACTATCAAGAATGGTTTATATCAGCAGCGGCAAAAATCTTGCTTAATGACTGGACTATTGATCTGAGGTCAACCTTGAGTGCGCCACAGGGGTTAGCCAGTTTAACACTGGCGGGTCGCCCTCACGATCTCACGCTTACTTTGAATAGCGAGGGAATGGCGTTTGCAAAACTGCAAGCCCATGCGGATTTGACAGCGACAAACTGGCCTTTTGATTTACAGGGTCAAATAGATAAATTAGTTATTCCTTCAGAGCCCACGACTTTAAAAGGTGCGACACTCGGCTTGAGCGGGGATGCCTCAAAATACAATTTGTCAGGCTCAATCGCTGTTAATACTGTGCAGTTTGGTGATGTTACCGCGACACTTGAAGGGCAAGGTGGACTACAAGCGTTTACATTAGCTAAAGCAAAGCTTCAGCTTGAAAAAGCGCAAGCGCAAATCGCGGGACAAGTGAACTGGTCGCAAGGGGTGAAGGGTAAAGTGAACGGGGACTTTTCTCAGCTACCAGTCGATAGATTACTAGGGCTAGTGCAATACGATGCAGGCCTGACGAAAAACGATATGCTGGCAGGGCAATTCGCGTTTGATTTTATGAGTCAAGGTGAACAGTGGCAGGTTAATGTTGAGCGCTTTAAGCTCGATGGTAAAGTAGCGGGTACACCACTTAATGCGGACGTTAAGGTCGTTGTGGATGAAAGCCTGCTAGGTGAGTTTAGCCATGCACGCCTGAATTATGGCAAAAATAGCCTGACGGTAAGCGGTGAGCTTGGTCAGCAGTTAGATCTCGATATTGACTTTCAGTTTGAGCAGGCGGCAAATACGCTTATTCCAGCTGACTTAAAGGGCAGTGGTGAAATCTTTGTTCAGGGCGACCACCTCAAGCCAAGGATTCAGACCGATATTAAGTTTGACTCTGTGCGTTACCAGAATATAGCACTACATGGCTTAACGACGAAAGGCACGGTTGATATTGCCAATGAAGTGACTGGGCAAATTAAACTGGCATTAGACCGTTTGATTGTTGACTCTGAAATGGTTGAAGACATTCGTTTAGCTGTGAAAGGCAATCAGCAGCAACATAACGCGACATTGGATATTCGTGATAAGCGAGTGGTTGCAAGCTTTGAAGTCAATGGCAAGTTGCAACAGTCCACTTGGCAGGGAGAATTATCGTCTGGAGAGGTAACTTCTCAAGGGCAAACGATAGCATTGCAAAGTCCTGCCGCAATCGTGATCAGTGAAGTCAGTCAACGCATTGCAAAGCAGTGTTGGCGGATGGATGATACTGATTTGTGTTTTGCAGCCGAGCAACAAGGCACACAAGGGCAAGCCGATGTTAAACTGGAGAAATTGGCACTTGCTAAACTACAAACTTGGTTGCCAGCAGAGCTCAAAGTAACTGGTGAAACTCAGGCCGTGGCTAAACTTGCATGGCAAAATGGCCAAGTAACGCGAGCCGATGGCGAGCTGAACATTGTTGATGCCGGCGTTACGACTCATGGGCAAACATTTTCAATTTCTGAATTTAAAGCGTTACTAAAAACCAATAACAAACAAATCCACGCTGATTGGCGCATGACCTCCGAAACCTTAGGTAAGTTCAGTGGTGATACGCGTGTGCCGCTAGATAAACAATCCCCCCAATTAGCTGGTAACGTAAAAATAGAGTCAATTGAGCTGGCTAAGTTGTCAGCGCTACTAAACCGAGTAACGGAACAAAGTTTTGACCTGCAAGGGGAAGTGTTAGGGGATATAAATATTTCAGGTAGCCTCGCGGCCCCTGAAGTGAACGGTAAACTAACTGCTCAGCGCTTATTTATGTCTTCTGACTCTTTGCCTGTTGAAATTGATAAAGGTCACATCAATCTTGATTTTAATGCCACTTCCGCTCAACTTGAGGCTGAGTTAACAGCAGCAAAAGGCGGCAAGGTAGCACTAACTGGCGAAGCCTATTGGTCGCCCGAGCTCTCTGCTGAAGTAAAAATAAAGGGCGAAAATATTTATGTGCAACCAGACTCACAGATTGAACTAACCGCAAGCCCGGATCTAACACTTGCCTATAAAGATAAGATTGCGCGAGTACTTGGAGAAATTGTGGTGCCGTTTGGCCGAGTAAACATTGAATCTCTGCCTGAGGGAGTCACATCTCCAAGCGATGATGAGGTCATTGTTGATGCCAAAGTGAAAAAGCAGATGTCGGTGCCAGTTCAACACGAAATAGATTTAAAACTGACCGTTAAAGATAACTTTAGGGTGAAGGCGCTTGGGCTAGATAGCTTTGTTACCGGTGCAATCGAAATTGACAAGCAAGTTGAGTCGCCAATGTTAGCAACGGGAGAGTTGCAATTGCGAGAGGGGAAATATCGTGCATTTGGCCAAGACTTGTTGATCCGTACAGGACAAATTGGCTTCAATGGCGCATTAGATAAGCCATATTTGAACATTCGAGCTATTCGAAATCCAGCGACAACCGCCAATGATGTGATAGCCGGTGTTGAGCTCACGGGCAATATTGCTAAGCCGCGTTTGACTGTATTTTCAGAGCCAGCAATGGACCAAGCCAAGGCACTGTCATACCTACTTAACGGTCAGCCTTTAGGGGAGTCTGAAACCTCTAATAATGCGCTACTCACGCAGTTTTTACTCTCACAGGGAATTGACCGCAGTGAAGGATTCTTTAGTAAGGCGGGGGAATCGCTTGGACTTTCGGATGTTAACCTATCAGCAAA
- a CDS encoding autotransporter assembly complex protein TamA: MKPYFSCLTLALFLCCFSSFNAGAESRPASVKISNIEVKVENGDVEDNITGFLKSYKGKPKVPRVMKEVRADIRRALHALGYYHFDIQLSGAGQNVIAEVKLEAPLKWKDINIELVGTGKDNADLVSLIKDVPIQVGKQVNHSDYQATKSRFESELLELGYFDYQWQESKLLVHKANRYAGVRLLLNTGKRYQFGDLAIEGNTKAANYIRSLSPFSKGQPFEASLLSDFNLSLNATPYFSAIKVYPLLKDRTSDQIPVRVSVEDKPANSFEVGAGYSDDVGAKTRFKWTKPWITEDGHSFESNLRLSQKQQDITASYTIPVDNPNDDLWRVLGGYKVQDEVTEGINSRIWNVQVQRQWLTDDEWVRTAFLKREHETTEQLGEKQRTEMLIPGISYLKKESKGGALPYWGNERLISIEAAADSVLSSANMLKVRWNNEWLRSFETKHLFFGRLDLGAIVTKDIDQIPFTHRFLAGGDQSIRGFAYESIGPRDDEGRILGGRYLATGTVEYNYQFHPSWRAALFVDAGTATNDFSDAWEVGAGFGFRYLTPVGPIRLDHAWGLTKESKSTRLSIVIGPEI, encoded by the coding sequence ATGAAGCCGTATTTCTCTTGTTTAACACTAGCGCTTTTTTTGTGCTGCTTTTCCTCGTTTAACGCAGGTGCGGAGTCTCGCCCTGCATCAGTAAAAATCTCCAACATTGAAGTCAAAGTCGAAAACGGCGACGTAGAAGACAACATCACTGGTTTTTTAAAATCTTACAAAGGTAAGCCAAAAGTCCCTCGGGTGATGAAAGAGGTACGTGCGGACATACGTCGCGCTTTGCATGCTTTAGGTTATTATCATTTTGATATTCAACTCAGTGGAGCAGGGCAAAACGTCATAGCCGAAGTCAAACTTGAAGCACCACTGAAATGGAAAGATATTAATATTGAGCTTGTGGGCACGGGGAAGGACAATGCGGATTTAGTTTCGCTTATCAAAGATGTACCAATCCAAGTTGGCAAGCAAGTTAATCATAGTGATTATCAGGCAACGAAAAGCCGCTTTGAAAGCGAGCTACTAGAACTTGGATATTTTGATTATCAATGGCAGGAGTCCAAGTTGCTTGTTCACAAAGCGAATCGCTATGCTGGCGTGCGACTACTTCTCAACACAGGTAAACGTTATCAATTTGGCGACCTTGCTATTGAGGGAAACACCAAAGCGGCTAACTATATACGTTCGCTAAGCCCATTTTCGAAAGGGCAGCCGTTTGAAGCTAGCCTCTTGTCTGATTTTAATCTGTCTTTAAATGCCACACCTTATTTTAGTGCGATAAAGGTTTATCCGCTGTTAAAGGACCGGACGAGCGATCAGATCCCCGTTCGAGTGAGTGTTGAAGACAAACCCGCAAATAGCTTTGAAGTGGGTGCTGGCTACAGTGATGATGTGGGTGCAAAAACCCGTTTTAAGTGGACTAAACCTTGGATCACCGAGGATGGGCATTCCTTTGAATCCAATCTGAGGCTGTCGCAAAAGCAACAAGATATCACTGCCAGTTATACCATTCCAGTAGACAATCCTAACGACGATTTATGGCGTGTGTTAGGCGGTTATAAGGTGCAGGATGAAGTAACTGAAGGGATCAACAGCCGGATTTGGAACGTACAAGTACAGCGACAATGGCTAACGGATGACGAGTGGGTGAGGACGGCGTTTTTGAAACGTGAACACGAAACTACGGAACAGCTAGGCGAAAAACAACGGACGGAAATGTTGATCCCAGGTATTAGCTACTTAAAGAAAGAAAGTAAAGGTGGCGCGCTACCTTATTGGGGGAACGAGCGCCTGATCTCCATTGAAGCTGCAGCAGATTCTGTACTATCGTCTGCAAATATGTTGAAAGTGAGATGGAACAATGAATGGTTAAGAAGCTTTGAAACCAAGCACTTGTTTTTTGGTCGTTTAGACTTAGGGGCGATTGTGACAAAGGATATTGACCAAATTCCGTTTACCCATCGTTTTCTTGCTGGGGGGGATCAGAGTATCCGTGGTTTTGCCTATGAATCTATCGGCCCTCGCGATGACGAAGGGCGCATACTTGGCGGCAGATATTTAGCCACTGGTACAGTGGAATATAACTATCAATTCCATCCAAGTTGGCGAGCTGCTTTGTTTGTTGATGCGGGTACTGCAACGAACGATTTCTCGGACGCTTGGGAAGTTGGAGCTGGGTTTGGTTTTCGTTATTTAACCCCCGTTGGTCCAATCCGGCTCGATCATGCTTGGGGGCTGACCAAAGAAAGTAAAAGCACCCGTCTCAGTATTGTTATAGGACCTGAAATCTAA
- a CDS encoding ribonuclease E inhibitor RraB yields the protein MQFPNDDNGELLAEIAAAGVDLTQMQNIDFYILFEQADDAKRFSSAIEKDELAPKTQLQQCPDTGVWEVITTVTMVPVHELLSQTEQYLESIANGYEGYGDGWGLMASEE from the coding sequence ATGCAATTCCCAAATGATGATAACGGTGAACTTTTAGCTGAGATTGCCGCTGCTGGCGTTGATCTGACGCAAATGCAGAATATCGATTTTTATATTCTTTTCGAGCAAGCCGATGATGCTAAGCGCTTCAGTAGCGCGATTGAGAAAGATGAATTAGCACCTAAAACCCAGTTACAACAATGTCCTGATACTGGCGTTTGGGAAGTGATCACCACAGTGACTATGGTCCCTGTGCACGAGCTGCTGAGTCAGACAGAGCAATACCTAGAAAGCATAGCCAATGGCTATGAAGGATATGGTGATGGCTGGGGCTTAATGGCCTCGGAAGAATAA
- a CDS encoding DEAD/DEAH box helicase family protein encodes MYVLRPYQQEAVQNTLLHFRKSSESAVIVLPTGAGKSLVIAELARLARHKILVLTHVKELVEQNAQKYKSYGLQASIFSAGLKEKSLQHQVTFASVQSLSRNLSQLNQFYSLVIIDECHRVSGDDNSQYQQILNQLTEFNPELKLLGLTATPYRLGMGWIYHKHYHGFVRGKAESPFKRCIYELPLRYMIKNSYLTPPKKIDPAVENYDFSSLSTDSFGRYSESDMNTLLQAQTRATKSIISHLLALSENRVGVMIFAATVMHAKEILGYLPEQYSALITGETKSAVRDALIVQFKNREIKYLVNVSVLTTGFDAPHVDVIAILRPTESVSLYQQIVGRGLRLDENKEDCFVIDYAGNDFDLFAPEVGSKKPNSDNEPVQVLCPGCGFANIFWGKVDEQGKLIEHFGRRCQGLLEDDEGHSQQCDYRFKFKECEQCGAENDIAARQCHQCGAVMADPDDKLRAALNLKHAIVLRCSGLCSEVLGGNKLKITYFDEDGASCSEVYDFSNQKSLFIFHQQFAKRRKSTSAPAQWQSAEEVIDTDLIAPDFVIAKLHKKFGWQVSEKLFDYQGSYRKADKS; translated from the coding sequence ATTTACGTTTTAAGACCTTATCAGCAGGAAGCGGTACAAAATACACTGCTCCACTTTCGTAAATCTAGCGAGTCTGCAGTAATTGTTTTGCCTACTGGCGCCGGAAAGAGTTTAGTTATTGCGGAGCTTGCACGGCTTGCTAGGCACAAAATATTAGTGTTGACTCATGTTAAAGAGCTTGTAGAACAAAATGCACAAAAATATAAAAGCTATGGATTACAAGCGAGCATTTTTTCTGCTGGATTAAAAGAAAAGTCGTTACAGCATCAGGTGACTTTTGCCAGTGTGCAGTCGTTGTCTCGAAATTTGTCACAACTTAATCAATTCTATTCATTAGTTATCATTGATGAATGTCATCGAGTAAGTGGTGATGATAATAGTCAGTATCAGCAAATTTTAAACCAGCTGACTGAATTTAATCCTGAATTAAAGTTACTGGGCTTAACAGCAACACCTTATCGCTTGGGTATGGGATGGATATATCATAAGCATTATCACGGTTTTGTGAGGGGGAAAGCAGAATCACCATTTAAGCGGTGTATTTATGAGCTGCCGCTCAGATATATGATAAAAAACTCGTACCTAACGCCACCTAAAAAAATTGATCCAGCGGTTGAAAATTATGACTTTTCTAGTTTAAGTACAGATTCGTTTGGGCGTTATTCAGAATCTGATATGAATACATTATTACAGGCTCAAACCCGTGCAACAAAAAGCATTATCTCGCACTTACTAGCGCTAAGTGAGAATAGGGTCGGCGTAATGATTTTTGCCGCGACGGTTATGCATGCAAAAGAAATTCTCGGCTATTTACCTGAGCAATATAGTGCGCTAATAACGGGTGAAACCAAATCTGCCGTGAGAGATGCACTTATCGTCCAGTTCAAAAATAGAGAAATTAAGTATTTAGTGAATGTTTCTGTGCTGACTACCGGGTTTGACGCGCCCCATGTTGATGTTATCGCTATCTTGAGACCCACGGAGTCCGTGAGCCTCTATCAGCAGATTGTAGGCAGAGGACTTAGGTTAGACGAAAATAAAGAAGATTGCTTTGTCATTGATTATGCTGGCAATGACTTTGACTTATTTGCACCTGAAGTGGGAAGTAAAAAGCCTAATTCAGACAATGAGCCCGTACAGGTGCTGTGTCCTGGTTGTGGCTTTGCCAATATTTTCTGGGGCAAGGTAGACGAGCAAGGCAAGCTTATTGAGCATTTTGGTAGGCGCTGTCAGGGGTTGCTTGAAGACGATGAAGGTCACTCACAGCAATGTGATTATCGTTTTAAGTTTAAAGAATGTGAGCAGTGCGGTGCAGAAAATGATATTGCTGCAAGGCAATGTCATCAGTGCGGCGCAGTAATGGCAGACCCAGATGATAAGCTGCGCGCGGCACTGAATTTAAAACATGCAATAGTATTACGCTGTAGCGGGCTATGTAGCGAAGTACTCGGTGGCAATAAATTAAAAATTACTTACTTTGATGAGGATGGGGCAAGTTGCAGTGAAGTCTATGACTTTTCTAATCAAAAGAGCCTATTTATATTCCACCAGCAATTTGCAAAGCGGAGAAAGTCAACATCGGCACCTGCGCAATGGCAGTCAGCTGAAGAAGTGATAGATACTGACTTAATTGCACCGGATTTTGTGATTGCTAAATTACACAAGAAGTTTGGTTGGCAGGTTTCTGAAAAGCTGTTTGATTATCAAGGAAGCTACAGAAAGGCCGACAAAAGTTAG
- a CDS encoding H-NS histone family protein: MREIKSFIKNASYGDLEKALELIQKALDEQKEQQQAKEEVLAMLKEKGLTLDDLVGTTSADRRSKVKAKYRIEKDGEVIEWTGRGKTPKVFQGVNLDDYLI, translated from the coding sequence ATGCGTGAGATCAAGTCTTTTATTAAAAATGCAAGCTACGGTGATTTAGAAAAAGCGTTAGAGCTTATCCAAAAAGCACTGGACGAGCAAAAGGAACAACAGCAAGCTAAAGAAGAGGTATTGGCTATGCTGAAAGAAAAAGGACTTACGCTTGATGATTTAGTAGGCACTACGTCAGCTGACCGTCGTTCTAAAGTAAAAGCAAAATACCGTATTGAAAAAGACGGTGAGGTAATCGAGTGGACTGGCCGTGGTAAAACACCTAAAGTATTCCAAGGTGTTAACCTAGATGATTATCTAATCTAA
- the pyrC gene encoding dihydroorotase: protein MTSKQTLTITRPDDWHVHLRDGDVLVDTVRDISRYMGRAIIMPNLVPPATCTETALAYRDRIMAANPQGNFQPLMVLYLTDNTTPEEIKKAKATGHIVAAKLYPAGATTNSASGVTDIENVYPALEAMQEVGMLLLVHGEVTDSSIDIFDRERVFLETKLSKVVDNFPALKIVLEHITTKDAVDFVNQAPDNVAATITAHHLLYNRNHMLAGGIRPHYYCLPILKRNTHQQALIEAATSGSKKFFLGTDSAPHAKDKKEAACGCAGAYTAHAAIELYAEAFEDAGELDKLEGFASHFGPDFYDLPRNTDTITLTKSPWQVPDAYKLGEGSVVPIKAGTTIDWKVE from the coding sequence ATGACGAGCAAACAAACGCTAACGATTACACGACCAGATGATTGGCATGTGCACCTACGTGATGGTGATGTATTGGTCGATACGGTAAGAGATATTAGTCGCTATATGGGCCGCGCGATTATCATGCCAAATCTGGTCCCACCAGCAACTTGCACAGAGACTGCTTTGGCTTATCGTGACCGCATAATGGCCGCTAATCCTCAAGGTAACTTTCAGCCTCTAATGGTGTTGTACCTTACGGATAACACTACTCCTGAAGAAATAAAAAAAGCGAAAGCAACCGGTCATATCGTTGCTGCTAAGTTGTATCCAGCCGGTGCGACGACAAACTCAGCGTCGGGGGTAACGGATATTGAAAACGTGTATCCAGCACTTGAAGCGATGCAAGAAGTTGGCATGTTGCTGCTTGTGCACGGTGAAGTGACGGACTCATCTATTGATATTTTTGATAGAGAAAGAGTATTCCTTGAGACGAAGCTATCTAAAGTCGTTGATAACTTTCCAGCGCTAAAAATCGTACTCGAACATATCACAACAAAAGATGCCGTTGATTTTGTCAATCAAGCACCTGACAACGTTGCAGCAACTATCACTGCTCATCACTTGCTTTATAACCGCAATCATATGTTGGCTGGTGGTATTCGCCCTCACTATTATTGCTTACCTATCTTAAAGCGTAATACACATCAACAAGCGCTAATTGAAGCGGCGACAAGCGGAAGTAAGAAATTCTTTTTGGGCACTGATTCAGCCCCTCATGCGAAAGATAAAAAAGAAGCCGCATGTGGCTGTGCCGGTGCATACACTGCACATGCCGCAATAGAGCTATACGCCGAAGCATTTGAAGACGCGGGAGAGCTTGATAAATTAGAAGGCTTTGCGAGTCACTTTGGTCCGGACTTTTATGACTTACCACGCAATACAGATACCATTACGCTGACTAAGTCTCCTTGGCAAGTGCCTGATGCATACAAATTAGGTGAAGGATCTGTTGTTCCGATTAAAGCGGGTACAACTATTGACTGGAAAGTTGAATGA